In Streptomyces sp. SLBN-118, the following are encoded in one genomic region:
- a CDS encoding LacI family DNA-binding transcriptional regulator: protein MAKAATVYDVAQRAGVSIATVSMTFRRPYKVREETRKVVLAAAEALNYVPSASARGLARGRTGALGLYSFDYFRPESVEEPVDRQPTGRKRSGGGVAVVRDDADEDHRGFPLYVDEVQRGVELECWRRGYALLIGGGSRADRVKAVTDIVGRVDGLAVFPHTVAGDVLERISQRLPVVALSEGPHHDGLSTVSVDNRGGMRVITEHLIVEHGLRDLLFVGDTSTFDPQERFAGFRAALRAAGLRVPRKPLAPLAVYEHDIGRAIAGVLADGGLPEAFVCVTDQAALNLMVALAEHGVRVPDQVAVTGFDGIVAGRVVRPTLTTVRQPMQAMGRAVVDILVERIADPAGPPIAHRLPVQVVLRESCGCQRP from the coding sequence TCCGTACAAGGTGAGGGAGGAGACTCGGAAGGTCGTCCTGGCGGCTGCGGAGGCACTGAATTACGTGCCGAGCGCGAGTGCGCGCGGGCTGGCGCGCGGGCGCACCGGGGCGTTGGGTTTGTACTCGTTCGACTACTTCCGCCCGGAGTCGGTGGAGGAGCCCGTGGACCGGCAGCCGACGGGCCGGAAGCGGTCTGGCGGCGGGGTCGCGGTGGTGCGGGACGACGCGGACGAGGATCACCGCGGGTTTCCGCTGTACGTGGACGAGGTGCAGCGCGGTGTTGAGCTGGAGTGCTGGCGGCGTGGTTATGCGCTGCTGATTGGCGGAGGCAGCCGGGCAGACAGAGTGAAGGCCGTGACCGACATCGTGGGGAGAGTCGACGGGCTGGCGGTCTTCCCGCACACGGTGGCCGGTGACGTGCTGGAGCGGATCTCGCAGCGGCTACCGGTGGTGGCGCTGTCGGAGGGGCCGCACCACGACGGGCTTAGCACGGTCTCTGTGGACAACCGCGGCGGGATGCGCGTCATCACGGAGCACCTGATTGTCGAGCACGGGTTGCGGGACCTGCTGTTCGTCGGCGACACCAGTACTTTCGACCCGCAGGAGCGGTTCGCTGGGTTCCGGGCGGCGCTGCGAGCGGCGGGGCTGCGGGTACCGCGCAAGCCGCTGGCGCCGCTGGCTGTGTACGAGCACGACATCGGCCGTGCGATCGCCGGGGTGCTGGCCGACGGTGGCCTGCCGGAGGCGTTCGTGTGCGTCACCGACCAGGCGGCGCTGAACCTGATGGTCGCGCTGGCCGAGCACGGGGTGCGTGTCCCGGATCAGGTGGCGGTCACCGGCTTCGACGGGATCGTGGCGGGGCGGGTGGTGCGTCCGACACTGACGACCGTGCGGCAGCCGATGCAGGCGATGGGCAGGGCGGTGGTGGACATTCTGGTGGAGCGGATCGCCGATCCTGCGGGTCCACCGATCGCGCACCGGCTGCCCGTGCAGGTCGTGCTGCGGGAGAGCTGCGGCTGCCAGCGGCCGTGA